The following proteins come from a genomic window of Nostoc sp. TCL26-01:
- a CDS encoding adenosine deaminase, producing MALYAELHRHLGGSVVPRVLWRYFERHSSELISRFAEYAEFEDFYTRPRNTLDEYLELHTLVESVQTVDTLPYFIYRLVRGAYIFENLAYLELRYTPYLRTPAHLSQSERIDKMAEIVGVVGQASSLREYPIVTSQILCMHTRLPYEVNKAIVDLAAQNKHFVCGIDVAGGDSHYADRLPEWISLYEYARSLGINTTGHFYETTAGCYPEMLPYLMRIGHGIQIPLLYPELLADVAKRGQCLEVCPTTYIKTGTLQDIRQLKLVFDRCFDAGVDIAICTDNAGLHNVRLPFEYENLLTYDIINFEQLQACQDAAFRHAFAWPYGQRPASLLNGLLKPETTRALASN from the coding sequence ATGGCTTTATATGCAGAATTGCATAGACACTTGGGTGGTTCCGTTGTTCCCCGTGTCTTGTGGCGCTATTTCGAGCGTCATTCATCAGAGTTAATTTCTCGGTTTGCGGAGTATGCAGAATTTGAAGATTTTTACACCCGTCCCCGCAATACCTTAGATGAGTACCTAGAACTACACACTTTAGTGGAAAGTGTGCAGACAGTAGATACCCTACCTTACTTTATTTATCGTTTGGTCAGGGGTGCGTATATTTTTGAAAACTTGGCTTATCTGGAACTGCGCTACACCCCTTACTTACGTACACCAGCACATCTGAGTCAGTCCGAGAGAATTGACAAGATGGCAGAAATCGTCGGGGTGGTAGGACAAGCCAGCAGCCTCAGAGAATATCCCATTGTGACTAGTCAAATCTTGTGTATGCACACACGCCTACCCTATGAGGTAAATAAGGCGATCGTTGATTTAGCCGCGCAAAACAAACATTTTGTCTGTGGAATAGATGTAGCTGGGGGTGATAGTCATTATGCCGATCGCCTGCCAGAATGGATTAGTTTATATGAATATGCGCGATCGCTGGGAATTAACACCACCGGACATTTTTACGAAACCACAGCTGGCTGTTACCCAGAAATGCTCCCATACCTGATGCGGATTGGTCATGGTATCCAAATTCCCCTACTATATCCAGAATTACTGGCAGATGTAGCTAAACGTGGTCAGTGTTTGGAAGTCTGTCCGACAACCTATATCAAAACTGGCACTTTACAAGATATCCGTCAACTCAAGTTAGTTTTTGACCGTTGTTTTGATGCTGGAGTAGATATCGCCATTTGTACCGATAACGCCGGGTTGCATAATGTCCGTCTACCTTTCGAGTATGAAAATCTCCTGACTTACGACATTATCAACTTTGAACAGTTGCAAGCCTGTCAGGATGCAGCCTTCCGCCATGCTTTTGCTTGGCCTTATGGTCAACGTCCTGCATCTTTGTTGAACGGATTGCTAAAGCCAGAAACTACCAGGGCTTTAGCAAGTAACTAA
- a CDS encoding type IV pilus twitching motility protein PilT: MTESSHPSSSNPVVARNVPPVPPPPPPTLVTQRQQTQTLDMSVNRSPNQPVPPPPPAHRPGTPPPITASTSSPNLTLAQIIKEAFDNGYSDIHLGVGEIPRFRNRGEINPTDYPETDKAIFMSWMREIMTEAEIQRFQEHLEFDGATQYEFARVRINIFDSLKGYSMVLRLIPLKILSIDQLRLPPIFRDICHYHKGLILVTGPTGSGKSTTMAAMIDYINREMPKHIITIEDPVEFVHQSRKSLIKQREVGMHTRKFDNALKAALREDPDLILVGEMRDKETVNTALKAAQTGHLVMGTLHTNSAVKTIERILNLYSGEEQDAMRVALAESLVAVIAQGLCRTTDGKRAAFHDILINTEAIKEWIKDGKYDEITELMKQASFDGMITMNQSLLNLYQEGRITEETALEMSPTPNEMAQFLRGRV; the protein is encoded by the coding sequence ATGACAGAATCCTCCCATCCATCTAGTTCTAATCCTGTTGTTGCTCGGAATGTACCACCAGTACCACCGCCACCCCCACCAACGTTAGTAACCCAACGCCAACAGACACAAACGTTGGATATGTCAGTCAATAGAAGTCCGAATCAACCAGTACCACCGCCTCCGCCAGCTCATCGTCCTGGAACTCCGCCACCAATAACGGCATCTACCAGCAGTCCCAATTTGACTTTGGCACAGATTATTAAAGAAGCTTTTGATAATGGATATTCGGATATTCACTTGGGTGTAGGTGAAATACCCCGCTTCCGTAACCGAGGTGAAATTAATCCCACCGACTATCCCGAAACGGACAAAGCAATTTTTATGAGTTGGATGCGGGAAATTATGACGGAGGCGGAAATCCAGCGCTTCCAGGAACACTTAGAATTCGATGGGGCGACTCAGTACGAATTTGCACGTGTCCGGATTAATATTTTTGACTCTCTCAAGGGTTATTCGATGGTGTTGCGGTTGATTCCTCTGAAAATATTGTCGATTGATCAGTTGCGATTACCACCAATATTTCGAGATATTTGTCACTACCATAAGGGTTTAATTTTGGTGACTGGCCCTACTGGTTCTGGTAAATCGACGACGATGGCGGCAATGATTGATTATATTAATCGAGAGATGCCTAAACACATCATCACTATTGAAGATCCAGTGGAATTTGTTCACCAAAGTCGCAAGTCTCTGATTAAGCAACGGGAAGTGGGAATGCACACCCGTAAATTTGATAATGCGCTGAAAGCGGCTTTGCGGGAAGATCCAGACTTGATTCTGGTGGGGGAAATGCGGGATAAGGAGACGGTAAACACTGCCCTGAAGGCGGCACAAACTGGTCACTTAGTTATGGGAACTCTGCATACTAATAGTGCGGTGAAGACTATTGAACGGATTCTCAATTTGTACTCAGGTGAGGAACAAGATGCGATGCGGGTAGCTTTGGCTGAGTCGTTAGTGGCAGTAATCGCTCAAGGCTTGTGCCGGACTACTGATGGTAAGCGGGCGGCTTTCCACGATATCCTGATTAATACGGAAGCAATCAAAGAGTGGATTAAAGACGGTAAGTACGATGAAATTACCGAATTGATGAAGCAAGCGAGCTTTGATGGCATGATTACGATGAATCAGTCGTTGCTCAATCTTTATCAAGAAGGTCGGATTACGGAAGAAACTGCGTTGGAAATGTCACCAACTCCTAATGAAATGGCTCAGTTTCTCCGAGGACGAGTTTAG
- a CDS encoding DEAD/DEAH box helicase produces the protein MTNTFNKLAPFIQEYIYHHQWTELRPVQTAACQVIFDSDAHLLIAAATAAGKTEAAFLPVLTLLHQNPTTSIGALYISPIKALINDQFARLNDILKSANIPVYHWHGDVAQSRKKKLLQNPQGILQITPESLESLLVNRHKEILRLFGDLKFVIIDEIHAFMGSERGCQIICQLQRLANLTQTQPRRIGLSATLGDYSMAEDWLRSGTDKQVVTPQVEAGKRQIKLAVEHFYIADDVDESEITAYEQYIFNLSVSRKCLIFANNRTQTESIIASLRKIATQKALPDIYHVHHGSISASLRQAAENAMREPNTPAVTAATLTLELGIDIGHLERVIQLESPLSVASFLQRLGRAGRRGEAADMRFVCAEDELATEASLPEQIPWQLLQCIAIIQLYLEERWIEPIQPIKYPFSLLYHQTMSILVANAEISPAALARQVLSLPPFAAITQADFKLLLRYLIDIGHIQHTEQNKLILGLAGERIVGKFQFYAVFADHQEYSVKQGTKEIGSVITLPTVGNQFALAGITWEVVEVDFKKRVIFVKQVEGKATSYWRGGSGQIHTKVLQRMRRVLWEDVEYSYLQKNAQRRLKLVRELAQQAGLHEQNIVQLEQGRCCIFPWMGTIAYRTLERLLNTFCRESLAISSIGGVNPYYFHIKLGKDKFTYLQKEIVSLCEQRIMPEDLVSSAEAPQMQKYDEFIPHSLLRRAFAYDYLDMDELRQIVSQW, from the coding sequence ATGACCAATACCTTCAATAAACTTGCACCATTTATTCAAGAATATATTTATCATCATCAATGGACTGAATTAAGACCAGTGCAAACAGCAGCTTGTCAAGTGATATTTGACAGCGATGCTCATTTATTAATTGCTGCCGCCACGGCTGCGGGGAAAACAGAAGCAGCATTTTTACCTGTTTTGACACTATTGCACCAAAACCCAACTACTAGTATTGGTGCGTTATATATCAGCCCCATCAAAGCCTTAATTAATGACCAATTTGCACGCCTTAACGACATACTCAAATCAGCCAATATTCCTGTTTACCATTGGCATGGTGATGTTGCTCAAAGTCGGAAAAAGAAACTTTTACAAAATCCTCAAGGCATTCTGCAAATTACACCAGAATCCTTAGAAAGTTTATTGGTGAATAGACATAAAGAAATATTGCGTTTATTTGGAGATTTAAAATTTGTCATCATTGATGAGATTCACGCCTTTATGGGTTCGGAACGCGGTTGTCAAATTATTTGTCAATTGCAGCGTTTAGCAAACTTGACACAAACACAACCCCGCCGCATTGGTTTATCAGCAACTTTAGGTGATTACTCAATGGCGGAAGATTGGCTGCGTTCAGGAACAGATAAACAAGTAGTGACACCTCAAGTCGAAGCTGGAAAACGCCAAATTAAATTAGCTGTAGAACACTTTTATATTGCTGATGATGTTGATGAGTCAGAGATAACAGCTTACGAACAATATATTTTTAATTTGAGCGTATCTCGTAAATGTTTAATCTTTGCTAATAATCGCACACAAACTGAATCAATAATTGCCTCTTTGCGAAAAATTGCCACTCAAAAAGCCTTACCAGATATCTATCACGTCCATCATGGCAGTATATCAGCTAGTTTGCGACAAGCGGCTGAAAATGCTATGCGAGAACCAAATACTCCGGCAGTGACTGCGGCAACACTGACACTAGAATTAGGTATTGATATTGGGCATTTAGAGCGAGTCATTCAGTTAGAATCACCTTTATCTGTAGCGAGTTTTTTACAACGTTTGGGACGGGCAGGAAGAAGAGGTGAAGCTGCGGATATGCGCTTTGTTTGTGCTGAAGATGAACTTGCAACTGAAGCATCGTTACCAGAACAAATTCCTTGGCAGCTTCTACAATGTATAGCTATTATTCAACTTTATTTAGAAGAACGTTGGATTGAACCCATTCAGCCAATTAAATATCCGTTTAGCTTGCTATATCACCAGACAATGAGTATTTTAGTAGCAAATGCAGAGATTTCTCCTGCTGCTCTAGCTAGACAGGTTTTAAGTTTACCTCCATTTGCGGCTATTACTCAAGCAGATTTTAAGTTATTACTGCGTTATTTAATTGATATTGGTCATATTCAACATACTGAACAAAATAAATTAATTTTAGGTTTGGCGGGAGAACGAATCGTTGGTAAGTTTCAGTTTTATGCTGTCTTTGCTGATCATCAAGAATATAGTGTGAAGCAAGGTACAAAAGAAATTGGCAGTGTGATTACCTTACCTACTGTGGGTAATCAATTTGCTTTGGCGGGTATAACTTGGGAAGTGGTGGAAGTTGACTTTAAAAAAAGAGTTATTTTTGTCAAACAGGTAGAAGGTAAAGCCACTAGTTATTGGCGTGGTGGTAGTGGTCAGATTCACACTAAAGTTTTGCAAAGAATGCGCCGGGTTTTATGGGAAGACGTGGAGTATAGTTACTTGCAAAAAAATGCTCAACGACGTTTAAAACTTGTTCGTGAACTTGCACAGCAAGCAGGATTACATGAGCAAAATATTGTGCAATTAGAGCAGGGTAGATGTTGTATTTTCCCTTGGATGGGGACGATCGCCTATCGTACCCTAGAAAGGTTACTCAATACCTTTTGTCGTGAATCGTTGGCAATTAGTAGTATTGGTGGTGTCAATCCTTATTATTTTCATATTAAGTTAGGTAAAGATAAATTTACTTATCTTCAGAAAGAAATTGTTTCTTTATGTGAGCAGAGAATTATGCCGGAAGATTTAGTCAGTTCTGCGGAAGCACCCCAAATGCAGAAGTATGACGAATTTATTCCCCACTCGCTTTTAAGAAGGGCGTTTGCTTATGATTACTTGGATATGGATGAACTGAGGCAGATAGTCAGCCAGTGGTAG
- a CDS encoding pentapeptide repeat-containing protein, which translates to MNSKLSDRLFGSLLKPIKTLFGLEHQKSQRIWVNLLSLLLWVVLGITTIAGFTPPALALEYNKEILVEADFSGRDLTDSSFTKANLRQSNFSKSNLQGVSFFAANLESANLEGANLTNSTLDSARLIKSNLTNAILEGAFAANAKFDGAIIDGADFTDVLLRPDEQKKLCKVAQGTNPTTGRDTRDTLFCP; encoded by the coding sequence ATGAATTCTAAATTAAGCGATCGCTTGTTCGGTTCTCTGCTCAAACCTATCAAAACTCTGTTTGGGTTAGAGCATCAAAAATCTCAGCGAATTTGGGTTAATTTACTCAGTCTATTGCTTTGGGTAGTATTGGGCATCACGACAATTGCCGGTTTTACTCCCCCAGCTTTAGCACTTGAGTACAACAAAGAAATTTTAGTAGAAGCTGATTTTTCAGGACGTGATTTAACAGACTCTAGCTTTACTAAAGCCAACCTCCGCCAGAGTAACTTTAGTAAATCTAATTTACAGGGTGTGAGTTTCTTTGCTGCCAACTTAGAATCAGCAAATCTAGAAGGTGCAAATTTGACAAACTCCACTTTAGACTCTGCTCGTCTCATCAAAAGCAATTTAACAAATGCCATCTTGGAAGGTGCTTTTGCAGCCAATGCTAAGTTTGATGGTGCAATTATTGACGGTGCAGATTTTACCGATGTCCTGTTACGTCCAGATGAGCAGAAAAAATTGTGTAAAGTTGCCCAAGGTACAAATCCGACTACAGGACGAGATACCCGTGACACTCTATTTTGTCCCTAA
- a CDS encoding YraN family protein → MANPPPSHYPDIGDLGEDLVAQWLQSTGWIILHRRFGCRWGEIDIIAQSSEPILAFVEVKTRSPGSWDDGGRNAITQIKQAKIGKTAGIFLAKYPKKAEYPCRFDVAIVSCQIISQQSQKLSAIQKPMASSSVAGYQLHLQEYIPAAFDWAME, encoded by the coding sequence ATGGCGAACCCTCCTCCATCACATTATCCCGATATTGGTGATTTAGGTGAAGACCTCGTAGCCCAATGGTTACAATCTACAGGCTGGATAATTTTACACCGTCGTTTTGGTTGCCGTTGGGGAGAAATCGATATCATCGCCCAATCTAGTGAACCTATACTGGCATTTGTGGAGGTAAAAACCCGTAGCCCTGGTAGTTGGGATGACGGCGGGAGAAACGCAATTACTCAAATCAAACAAGCCAAAATTGGCAAAACAGCAGGAATATTTTTAGCTAAATACCCAAAAAAAGCTGAGTACCCTTGCCGTTTTGATGTGGCTATTGTCTCTTGTCAGATAATTTCTCAACAGTCGCAAAAGCTTTCAGCTATCCAGAAGCCTATGGCTAGCTCCTCAGTTGCCGGATACCAATTACATTTACAAGAATATATCCCGGCAGCTTTTGACTGGGCTATGGAGTAA
- the queA gene encoding tRNA preQ1(34) S-adenosylmethionine ribosyltransferase-isomerase QueA: MEQQISSLELNQTSSQAATDTNLDCSLAGYDYQLPPELIAQNPVVPRDSSRLLVVNSQNTGNETPPLHHIFHDLPDILRPGDLLIMNNTKVIPARLYGRKSSGAEVEILLLEERKFNCWLALVKPGKRFKKGTKIIFSGGKLGIRNWGLGIEEEENNRLPITHYPLPSTHLTATVLETDAATGGRLLEFDLPEGQSLVQLLDKFGEIPLPPYITASQAADEQYQTVYAEQPGAIAAPTAGLHFTPELLDKLRDRDINQAHVTLHVGVGTFRPVEVENVTSHQMHEEWIEVPSATVEQIRATKAAGGRIIAVGTTVVRALEGAAQSGELQAFCGKTNLFIYPGYQWRVVEGLITNFHLPRSSLLMLVSALIGRKQLLDIYQEAIAAQYRFYSFGDAMLILPKE; the protein is encoded by the coding sequence ATGGAGCAACAGATATCATCATTAGAACTCAACCAAACCTCTAGTCAGGCAGCAACCGATACAAATTTAGATTGTTCATTAGCTGGGTATGATTACCAATTACCTCCAGAACTGATTGCTCAAAATCCCGTAGTTCCCAGAGATAGTTCTCGCTTGTTGGTAGTTAATTCTCAAAATACTGGGAATGAAACACCGCCCCTACATCACATTTTTCATGATTTACCTGATATTCTCCGTCCTGGGGACTTGTTAATTATGAATAATACAAAAGTCATCCCGGCACGCCTTTATGGACGTAAATCATCTGGTGCAGAAGTCGAAATTTTATTATTAGAAGAGCGCAAGTTTAACTGTTGGTTAGCTTTAGTAAAGCCGGGGAAACGGTTTAAAAAAGGTACAAAGATTATTTTTTCAGGTGGGAAATTGGGAATTAGGAATTGGGGATTGGGGATTGAAGAGGAAGAAAATAACCGATTACCCATTACCCATTACCCATTACCCAGTACCCACCTAACCGCCACCGTCTTAGAAACAGACGCAGCCACAGGAGGGCGTTTGCTGGAGTTTGATTTACCAGAGGGGCAGTCTTTAGTACAACTTTTAGATAAATTTGGGGAAATACCCTTACCACCATACATCACTGCATCCCAAGCGGCGGACGAACAGTATCAAACTGTGTACGCTGAACAACCAGGAGCGATCGCCGCACCCACGGCTGGGTTACACTTTACTCCAGAGTTGCTAGATAAATTGCGCGATCGCGACATTAATCAAGCTCATGTTACACTTCACGTGGGTGTGGGAACCTTTCGCCCGGTGGAAGTGGAAAATGTCACCAGTCACCAAATGCACGAGGAATGGATTGAAGTTCCCTCTGCCACAGTAGAACAAATCCGCGCTACCAAAGCAGCTGGGGGCAGAATTATCGCCGTGGGAACCACAGTAGTCCGCGCCTTGGAAGGAGCAGCCCAATCGGGAGAATTACAAGCTTTTTGTGGGAAAACTAACCTATTTATCTATCCTGGCTACCAATGGCGAGTTGTAGAGGGGTTAATTACCAATTTTCACCTACCACGTTCCAGTTTACTGATGTTAGTCAGTGCATTGATTGGTAGAAAACAACTGTTAGATATATACCAAGAAGCAATCGCTGCTCAATATCGTTTCTATTCTTTTGGTGATGCTATGTTGATTTTGCCCAAGGAGTAG
- a CDS encoding lipopolysaccharide assembly protein LapB, translating to MYKQHQIKQWFYGLSSITSRQVLDWQKPYLRLVCAASAFLVLAAPTNVHSPDAKVLVQSPISQDLTTASFYQQGVTRYNRGDWEGAEYAFRQALQREPRLAMARNYLGNVFLMQNRLDLAVQEYNQAIKLNPNIGDAYYNLGLALHKQEQTEAAITAYRQALVLDPTRVAANYNLGLALYQQGQIPEAIAAYQQAINYDSGNTNAYYNLAIALQESGKLEEAIAAYQQVLKLDPKNTTAYSNLGSLMAIQGQTSEAIAVYIQAVRQNPKNATAYYNLGVTLYNQGDWKKASAAFKRAHEEYKAQGNLEPIAKIEQLMQQSDQKIAEQKLQQRQASTPKPTPNPTNNPQASTTTEGVPISAEKPLFQPVFPGSTPDKVEGNGKS from the coding sequence ATGTATAAACAACATCAAATTAAACAGTGGTTTTACGGTTTGTCGTCAATCACATCCCGGCAAGTTCTGGATTGGCAAAAGCCGTATTTGCGGCTTGTATGTGCAGCCTCTGCGTTTTTGGTGTTGGCTGCACCGACAAATGTGCATTCACCAGATGCAAAAGTACTAGTGCAAAGTCCCATTTCTCAGGATTTGACAACAGCTAGCTTTTATCAACAGGGAGTCACACGCTATAATCGTGGTGATTGGGAAGGTGCAGAATATGCTTTTCGCCAAGCACTACAGCGTGAACCTAGATTGGCGATGGCGAGAAATTATCTGGGTAATGTCTTCTTGATGCAAAACCGCTTAGATTTGGCAGTGCAAGAATACAACCAAGCAATAAAACTTAATCCTAATATTGGTGATGCTTATTACAACTTAGGGTTAGCACTGCACAAACAAGAACAAACAGAAGCGGCAATCACAGCTTATCGTCAAGCCTTGGTTTTAGATCCGACAAGGGTGGCTGCTAACTATAACTTAGGTTTAGCATTATACCAACAAGGACAGATTCCCGAAGCGATCGCTGCTTATCAACAAGCAATCAATTATGACTCTGGCAATACCAACGCCTATTATAATCTAGCGATCGCCCTGCAAGAATCAGGAAAACTAGAAGAAGCGATCGCTGCTTATCAGCAAGTATTAAAATTAGACCCAAAAAATACTACAGCTTACAGTAACTTGGGTAGCCTCATGGCAATACAAGGACAAACTTCTGAGGCTATTGCTGTTTATATCCAAGCTGTCCGTCAAAATCCCAAAAATGCTACAGCCTACTATAACTTAGGAGTAACCTTATATAACCAAGGTGACTGGAAAAAAGCGAGTGCAGCATTCAAACGCGCCCATGAAGAATACAAAGCACAAGGAAATCTCGAACCCATTGCCAAGATTGAGCAATTAATGCAGCAGTCTGATCAAAAAATTGCTGAACAAAAACTTCAACAAAGGCAAGCATCCACTCCCAAGCCTACACCAAACCCTACGAATAACCCACAAGCCAGCACTACTACAGAAGGTGTGCCTATCTCAGCCGAAAAACCATTATTTCAACCAGTATTTCCTGGCTCAACACCAGATAAAGTTGAAGGTAACGGAAAAAGCTAA
- a CDS encoding collagen-like protein, giving the protein MHQSLRSKLPLLLTFCLFTSLLPASGSVICSAVASERYGTSGSNGISGRSGRNGRDGENQTIVVKDSPVNLDLSGENGEDGEDGDRGERPYCGNQPRNPNYDIHAPNGGAGGNGGRGGNGGNGGSLTVYYTNLADLRKIFVRATPGDFGRGGRGGSGAVGCNCRRRNWEIETCKGTPGNSDYKCTKKRYRCYDGEDGRDGSDGGNGKEGRLGVLSIVNGKEPLAPETPNVTINLAEIAGKKLNLSKNKWHIRQGAVSLVAPGSIVADEYREFAARLEKTWQIVWQEKQPITSFTNQPVTVSLNDNQQVDVTFADDLWVGGSSSSEGNLTTFTVNYAIAKKDVTRLAVSEFADAGENLNLKIVDLAAKSDAIQTQFRAKLRARDNFSGFSDYKTVFEGDIPGEFITRDYNRFILALGKLKIPSEALKPGVNVEIEIVATRSLEGRSAQQTISWQGTIRKQK; this is encoded by the coding sequence ATGCACCAAAGCTTGAGGAGTAAATTACCACTACTGTTAACTTTTTGCCTATTCACTAGCCTTTTACCTGCTTCTGGTTCAGTTATATGTTCCGCAGTTGCTAGTGAGAGATATGGTACATCAGGTAGCAATGGTATTAGTGGAAGAAGTGGTAGAAACGGCCGTGACGGCGAAAACCAAACAATTGTTGTCAAAGATTCACCAGTCAATCTTGATTTATCGGGTGAAAATGGCGAAGATGGTGAAGATGGCGATCGCGGTGAAAGACCTTATTGTGGCAATCAACCTCGTAATCCAAACTACGACATTCACGCACCTAATGGTGGTGCAGGCGGAAATGGTGGTAGAGGTGGCAATGGTGGCAATGGTGGTTCCTTGACTGTTTACTATACAAATTTGGCTGACTTGCGGAAAATTTTTGTCCGTGCAACCCCAGGAGACTTTGGCCGAGGAGGAAGGGGTGGTAGTGGCGCAGTCGGTTGTAATTGTCGGCGGCGCAACTGGGAGATAGAAACTTGTAAGGGAACTCCCGGAAACTCTGATTATAAGTGTACAAAAAAACGCTACAGATGTTATGACGGCGAAGATGGGCGTGACGGGAGTGATGGCGGGAATGGTAAAGAAGGACGTTTAGGTGTTTTGAGTATTGTTAACGGGAAGGAACCTTTAGCACCAGAGACTCCAAATGTGACGATAAATTTGGCTGAAATTGCAGGTAAAAAGTTAAATCTCTCAAAAAACAAATGGCATATTCGTCAAGGTGCAGTTTCTTTAGTTGCTCCTGGTTCTATTGTTGCTGACGAGTATCGAGAATTTGCCGCACGACTAGAGAAAACTTGGCAAATAGTCTGGCAGGAAAAGCAACCTATTACCAGTTTTACTAATCAACCTGTCACAGTGAGTTTAAATGATAATCAGCAAGTAGATGTGACTTTTGCTGATGATTTATGGGTGGGTGGTAGTAGCAGTAGTGAAGGTAACTTGACAACTTTCACTGTGAATTACGCGATCGCTAAAAAAGATGTTACACGATTAGCAGTGTCAGAATTTGCTGATGCTGGAGAAAATCTGAACTTAAAAATAGTCGATTTAGCAGCGAAATCTGATGCTATTCAAACTCAATTTCGAGCTAAGTTGCGTGCAAGAGATAACTTTAGTGGTTTCTCTGATTATAAAACTGTATTTGAAGGAGATATCCCTGGCGAATTTATCACCCGTGACTATAACCGTTTTATCCTAGCATTAGGTAAGCTAAAAATTCCTTCAGAAGCTCTTAAACCCGGTGTCAATGTTGAGATAGAAATTGTAGCTACACGTTCTCTAGAAGGACGTTCTGCTCAACAAACTATTAGTTGGCAAGGGACAATTCGGAAACAGAAATGA